A single window of Pontibacillus chungwhensis DNA harbors:
- a CDS encoding M14 family zinc carboxypeptidase: MQHFIKKVMVAIIFLGAIGTTQVVEAAIVDTNSTYTYESMKKDLQELDEAYGDLIELYTIGQSAYGRDLILVRLGNGDADTFYNGSHHAREWLTTILNMKMIEEYGNAAYTNSRMSGYNVKDLLEETTLWFIPMVNPDGVTLQQKGLNAFPKEIHSSLISMNNGSSNFDRWKANAQGIDLNRQYPSGWAEVKATSPSWKNYKGKYPFQAPEAKVMRDITYLLEPDLSLAYHTSGRILYWNFNVEQVDLARDRSIAETYAYLSGYRMVPTYSGAGYTDWINEVFNRPSLTPELALFAGEKHVNPVTFPETWRRNKGAGLAMAEESIALSSGESVGEQPVVWGDKALEAAIRPPGKGDDLYKKALRVKEDFELTQEQTVELYSWYQQCETCSIKDRELEEVFDSLNHFEEIPEKKSVNTDKSWTITLNTKIDPDSVNRDNVYIQGEYGSTVSVDSVEVAGEKITISPLPGSYERGQTYTMYIKDLASIYGKKMEKPVEMTFTIQ; the protein is encoded by the coding sequence ATGCAGCATTTTATCAAGAAAGTTATGGTAGCAATTATTTTTCTAGGGGCGATTGGAACCACTCAAGTGGTGGAGGCGGCGATCGTCGATACGAACAGCACGTATACCTATGAATCTATGAAAAAGGATTTACAGGAACTAGACGAGGCATATGGGGATTTGATCGAATTGTACACGATCGGCCAATCCGCATATGGGAGAGATTTGATTCTTGTCCGCTTAGGAAATGGAGATGCGGATACGTTTTATAACGGTTCTCACCATGCGAGAGAGTGGTTAACGACCATCTTAAATATGAAGATGATCGAAGAATATGGGAATGCGGCTTATACCAACAGCAGGATGTCTGGCTATAACGTCAAAGACCTTTTAGAAGAGACGACCCTTTGGTTTATTCCGATGGTGAATCCAGACGGGGTGACCCTACAGCAAAAGGGGCTTAACGCTTTCCCAAAAGAAATCCATAGCTCTTTAATTTCGATGAACAATGGCAGTTCAAACTTTGATAGATGGAAAGCCAATGCTCAGGGGATCGACCTGAACAGACAATATCCTTCAGGTTGGGCAGAGGTAAAAGCGACAAGTCCTAGCTGGAAGAATTATAAAGGAAAATATCCCTTCCAGGCTCCAGAAGCAAAAGTGATGCGTGACATTACATACTTGTTAGAACCTGATCTTTCTCTTGCTTATCATACGTCCGGAAGAATTTTATATTGGAATTTTAACGTAGAACAAGTTGACTTGGCCCGTGATCGTTCTATCGCAGAAACGTACGCTTATCTTAGCGGATATCGGATGGTTCCGACCTATTCAGGTGCCGGATATACGGATTGGATCAATGAGGTCTTTAACCGACCGAGCTTAACGCCTGAGTTGGCCCTTTTCGCAGGAGAGAAACATGTGAATCCTGTGACATTCCCTGAAACGTGGAGACGGAATAAAGGAGCCGGTTTAGCGATGGCGGAGGAATCGATTGCTTTATCTTCAGGTGAATCCGTAGGTGAACAGCCGGTTGTATGGGGAGATAAGGCTTTAGAAGCTGCGATTCGTCCCCCAGGAAAAGGCGATGATTTGTATAAAAAAGCGCTTCGTGTGAAAGAGGATTTCGAGTTAACGCAGGAACAGACGGTTGAACTATACAGCTGGTATCAGCAATGTGAAACGTGCTCGATTAAAGATAGAGAGCTAGAGGAAGTATTTGATTCTCTGAATCATTTTGAAGAAATCCCTGAGAAAAAAAGCGTAAACACCGATAAATCGTGGACGATTACGCTCAATACAAAAATTGATCCTGACAGTGTAAACAGGGACAACGTGTATATCCAAGGGGAATATGGGAGCACTGTGAGTGTAGATTCAGTTGAAGTCGCAGGGGAGAAGATTACGATTTCTCCTTTGCCTGGAAGTTATGAAAGAGGACAAACCTATACGATGTATATCAAAGATCTTGCCTCCATCTATGGGAAAAAGATGGAGAAGCCTGTTGAGATGACGTTTACGATTCAATAG
- a CDS encoding BCCT family transporter, whose amino-acid sequence MNRRKLIDYSIFVPSLLVIIAISIPFALYEQESLSMLNGIFSFIVDMFSWGYLWYGILLVVAGLYFSFSKYGQVVLGDPKEKPRFTLFEYASILIAMGVGSTIMRTGMLQWTSVANDPPAGVEAGSAQAILWGNAYSMFLWGFQVFAIFVMIAPAMGYILHVKKRPLMRISEACRVLFGDRFTDGFGGKVLDALFLISILAGASVTLGLGAPIITYNLSALFDINVTFGLTIIVTIVWVFLFSLSAYLGIEKGIKRLSTFNMYLAGIFAIFIIVAGPGVFILNYFSDSLSFLLSNYLNISLNTDSVHQGEASHIQSNTVFWFAYSATWAMLHSVFAAKISKGRTIKEMILTYLLAPTLISWIATGVLGGLGVHRYLKENMEVLNLVKEEERMAAIPEILSTLPFGEVAIAIFMVVALVFLTTTLDSTTYTVAAYTSTRDMSKYEPPKNLRIIIAAVITILALVLMRIGGLAPLEVVSGLMGLPVIIIQFILIYAAKKMIDEDKAYSYNIRSS is encoded by the coding sequence ATGAACCGGAGAAAGTTAATTGATTATAGTATTTTTGTTCCTTCGTTACTGGTCATTATTGCGATCAGTATTCCGTTCGCGCTATATGAACAGGAGTCTCTAAGCATGCTTAATGGAATCTTTTCCTTTATTGTGGACATGTTTAGCTGGGGGTATCTTTGGTATGGGATTCTTTTAGTTGTAGCAGGCCTTTACTTTTCGTTTTCGAAATATGGACAGGTCGTATTAGGGGACCCGAAAGAGAAACCGAGGTTTACATTATTTGAGTATGCTTCGATTCTTATTGCGATGGGAGTTGGCTCCACAATTATGCGAACGGGGATGCTGCAGTGGACCTCTGTAGCGAACGACCCGCCAGCAGGTGTAGAGGCTGGTTCCGCTCAAGCGATCCTTTGGGGAAATGCGTATAGCATGTTCTTGTGGGGATTTCAGGTCTTTGCGATCTTCGTCATGATTGCTCCTGCGATGGGGTACATATTGCATGTAAAAAAACGCCCGCTAATGCGAATCTCTGAAGCGTGCCGCGTTCTGTTTGGGGACCGGTTTACGGATGGGTTTGGTGGAAAGGTGCTTGATGCCCTTTTCTTAATAAGTATCCTTGCTGGTGCGTCCGTGACACTAGGCCTTGGCGCACCGATTATCACTTACAACCTATCGGCATTATTTGATATAAATGTGACCTTTGGATTAACCATTATCGTTACAATTGTATGGGTGTTCTTATTTTCACTTAGTGCCTACTTAGGTATTGAAAAAGGGATCAAACGTTTAAGCACATTCAATATGTATTTAGCAGGAATTTTTGCGATCTTTATCATTGTGGCAGGCCCTGGTGTCTTTATCCTTAACTACTTTTCTGATAGCCTGTCATTCTTACTCTCTAATTATCTTAATATATCTTTAAACACCGATTCGGTTCACCAGGGAGAGGCCTCACACATCCAGAGTAATACAGTCTTCTGGTTTGCTTACAGTGCCACCTGGGCCATGCTCCATAGCGTTTTTGCTGCTAAGATCTCGAAGGGTCGAACGATAAAAGAGATGATCTTAACCTACTTATTAGCACCGACGCTTATTTCGTGGATCGCTACCGGCGTACTTGGAGGCCTTGGTGTTCACCGCTACTTAAAAGAAAACATGGAAGTTCTGAATCTTGTAAAAGAAGAAGAACGAATGGCTGCCATTCCAGAGATTCTATCAACCCTTCCATTCGGAGAAGTAGCCATCGCGATCTTCATGGTGGTAGCGCTCGTCTTCTTAACCACGACGCTCGACTCGACAACGTACACCGTCGCTGCTTACACGAGCACACGGGATATGAGTAAATATGAACCACCGAAAAACTTACGCATCATCATCGCAGCAGTCATCACGATTCTAGCACTCGTTCTTATGCGAATCGGCGGTCTTGCCCCACTCGAAGTCGTTTCCGGCTTAATGGGACTCCCTGTCATTATCATTCAGTTTATCTTGATTTACGCAGCCAAAAAAATGATCGACGAAGACAAAGCCTATTCCTATAACATCCGCTCTTCATAA
- a CDS encoding polyprenyl synthetase family protein, whose product MDELRDEEIGERMLEALQKESKDDSFMELLHTFVQSKQQEGFSFAKMVYLHYLLFGGKDRSVVLQGAAGMEAFILGLDILDDLEDQDGSERDWMEQQALSMNGSTGLILAAVKMVGEVDSTGQAVAQLSQFGIGAVTGQHHDLLGDLQSEEAYIQMVERKSGSLMALACQLGTILAKGEYDSRVKGYGVEFGCTAQLANDLEDALRLDQTNDILHKKRTLPVLKLLEEEGPFSDRLRQYYEGAIGQDEFLKRKQETFQFVSQSTALTYSRVKKRVWQLSAIDGVKKVDGDEAVKARLVAFMERI is encoded by the coding sequence ATGGACGAATTAAGGGATGAGGAGATTGGAGAGCGGATGCTTGAAGCACTTCAAAAAGAGAGTAAAGATGACTCTTTTATGGAGCTACTACATACGTTTGTCCAGTCTAAACAACAAGAAGGATTCTCTTTTGCAAAAATGGTGTATCTTCATTATCTTCTCTTTGGCGGGAAGGATCGATCCGTTGTTCTTCAAGGAGCCGCTGGAATGGAAGCGTTTATCCTCGGTCTGGATATACTAGATGATCTTGAGGATCAGGACGGATCAGAGCGTGACTGGATGGAGCAACAAGCTCTTTCGATGAACGGATCGACAGGCCTAATACTTGCAGCTGTTAAGATGGTGGGAGAGGTTGATTCGACGGGACAAGCGGTTGCGCAACTATCTCAATTCGGAATCGGTGCTGTGACAGGACAACACCATGATCTCTTAGGTGACCTTCAGTCGGAAGAGGCTTACATTCAGATGGTGGAGAGAAAATCGGGATCGCTGATGGCACTAGCGTGTCAGCTCGGTACCATTCTGGCTAAAGGAGAGTATGACTCCAGGGTTAAGGGTTACGGAGTAGAGTTTGGATGTACGGCGCAGCTTGCCAATGATCTAGAAGATGCGCTTCGTCTTGACCAGACGAACGATATTTTGCATAAGAAGAGAACGCTGCCTGTCCTAAAGTTACTGGAAGAAGAGGGGCCTTTTTCAGATCGGCTTCGTCAGTATTATGAAGGAGCGATCGGGCAGGATGAATTCCTTAAGAGGAAACAGGAAACCTTCCAATTTGTCTCTCAATCTACGGCACTCACCTATTCAAGGGTCAAGAAGCGTGTCTGGCAGTTAAGTGCGATTGACGGGGTGAAAAAAGTAGATGGGGACGAAGCGGTGAAAGCCCGGCTCGTTGCGTTTATGGAAAGAATTTAG
- the comX gene encoding competence pheromone ComX: protein MLQSVVEKLMGNQSLLQQWKEGQVQFDGLTKTEELALADVFSENTGEVMKMSFWK, encoded by the coding sequence ATGTTACAATCTGTAGTGGAAAAATTAATGGGGAACCAGAGTCTTTTACAGCAGTGGAAAGAAGGACAGGTTCAGTTTGACGGACTTACAAAGACAGAGGAACTGGCTCTAGCGGATGTGTTTAGTGAAAACACAGGCGAAGTGATGAAAATGTCATTTTGGAAGTAA